The proteins below come from a single Kitasatospora sp. NBC_00315 genomic window:
- a CDS encoding cysteine dioxygenase family protein: protein MSLELASETARAPLSPDALRTIVRDLAEQPDRWIHKVRLATDERWYERLESSEDHEVWLISWLPGQSTGFHDHGGARGAFTVALGELEELSLGGADQGLLIRRLSSGTMRAFGPEYVHDVRNTASGPAVTLHAYSPPLSEMSHYELRAGGLVRTSVEGADQW from the coding sequence ATGAGCCTGGAACTCGCGTCCGAGACCGCCCGCGCCCCGCTCTCCCCCGACGCCCTGCGCACGATCGTGCGCGATCTCGCCGAGCAGCCCGACCGGTGGATCCACAAGGTCCGCCTCGCCACCGACGAACGCTGGTACGAGCGGCTGGAGTCCTCCGAGGACCACGAGGTCTGGCTGATCAGCTGGCTGCCCGGGCAGTCCACCGGCTTCCACGACCACGGCGGCGCACGCGGCGCCTTCACCGTCGCGCTCGGCGAGCTGGAGGAGCTCTCGCTCGGCGGCGCCGACCAGGGCCTGCTGATCCGGCGGCTCTCCTCGGGGACGATGCGGGCCTTCGGCCCCGAGTACGTCCACGACGTGCGCAACACGGCCTCCGGCCCCGCCGTCACCCTGCACGCCTACTCGCCGCCGCTGAGCGAGATGTCGCACTACGAACTGCGGGCCGGCGGCCTCGTCCGCACCTCGGTGGAAGGAGCGGACCAGTGGTGA
- a CDS encoding rhodanese-like domain-containing protein has translation MVTTIDDLVERAREGVHRPRAREAYDVQQEGALLVDIRPAAQRAREGEIPGSLIIERNVLEWRLDPTGSHRIPEATGYDIEVVVVCSEGYASSLAAASLRELGLHRATDLDGGFVGWAAAGLPTRPGG, from the coding sequence GTGGTGACCACGATCGACGACCTGGTGGAGCGTGCCCGGGAGGGCGTGCACCGGCCGAGGGCCCGTGAGGCCTACGACGTGCAGCAGGAGGGCGCGCTGCTGGTCGACATCCGCCCGGCGGCGCAGCGCGCCCGCGAGGGCGAGATCCCCGGCTCGCTGATCATCGAGCGGAACGTGCTGGAGTGGCGGCTCGATCCGACGGGCAGTCACCGGATCCCCGAGGCCACGGGCTACGACATCGAGGTGGTGGTGGTCTGCTCCGAGGGCTACGCCTCCAGCCTGGCCGCCGCCTCGCTGCGCGAGCTGGGGCTGCACCGGGCCACCGATCTGGACGGCGGCTTCGTCGGCTGGGCCGCCGCCGGACTGCCGACCAGGCCGGGCGGCTGA
- a CDS encoding ABC transporter ATP-binding protein → MIRFDGAGKRHPDGTIAVGSLDLDIPTGRTTVLVGPSGCGKTTLLRMVNRMVEPTSGRVLLDGTDVADLDAARLRRGIGYVIQQAGLFPHRRVIDNIATVPYLLGWDRRKARARAAELLELVGLAPETAKRYPFQLSGGQQQRVGVARALAADPPVLLMDEPFSAVDPVVRAGLQEELLRLQSELSKTILFVTHDIEEAVRLGDRVVVLREHGEIAQLADPHTLLTAPADDRVAAFLGRDRGLRGLALRPAAAIALRPVEDGLRYGAWELTVDDTRRPIGWIDRTADAVLLPAAVYRPDADTLRSALDAAVLSPAGVAVAVDTEGRVTGTATREAVLSALSATLPQALPSGGDGGR, encoded by the coding sequence GTGATCAGATTCGACGGCGCCGGCAAGCGCCATCCCGACGGCACCATCGCCGTCGGGAGCCTCGACCTCGACATACCCACCGGCCGGACGACCGTGCTGGTCGGCCCGTCCGGCTGCGGCAAGACCACCCTGCTGCGGATGGTCAACCGGATGGTCGAGCCGACCTCCGGGCGGGTCCTGCTGGACGGCACCGACGTCGCCGACCTCGACGCGGCCAGGCTGCGCCGGGGCATCGGCTACGTCATCCAGCAGGCCGGCCTCTTCCCGCACCGGCGGGTGATCGACAACATCGCCACCGTCCCCTACCTGCTGGGCTGGGACCGCAGGAAGGCCCGCGCCCGGGCCGCCGAACTGCTCGAACTGGTCGGCCTCGCCCCCGAGACGGCCAAGCGCTACCCGTTCCAGCTCTCCGGCGGCCAGCAGCAGCGCGTGGGCGTGGCCCGGGCCCTCGCCGCCGATCCGCCGGTGCTCCTGATGGACGAGCCGTTCAGCGCCGTCGACCCGGTGGTCCGGGCCGGCCTTCAGGAGGAACTGCTCCGACTGCAGTCCGAGTTGAGCAAGACCATTCTCTTCGTCACGCACGACATCGAGGAGGCCGTGCGGCTCGGCGACCGGGTCGTGGTGCTGCGCGAGCACGGTGAGATCGCCCAGCTCGCCGACCCGCACACCCTGCTGACCGCCCCGGCGGACGATCGGGTGGCCGCCTTCCTCGGCCGTGACCGGGGCCTGCGCGGGCTCGCCCTGCGCCCGGCCGCCGCAATCGCGCTGCGCCCGGTGGAGGACGGCCTGCGGTACGGGGCCTGGGAGCTGACGGTGGACGACACCCGGCGTCCGATCGGCTGGATCGACCGTACGGCCGACGCCGTGTTGCTGCCCGCCGCCGTGTACCGGCCCGACGCGGACACCCTGCGCTCCGCCCTGGACGCCGCCGTGCTCTCCCCCGCCGGGGTCGCCGTGGCCGTGGACACCGAGGGCCGGGTGACCGGCACGGCCACCCGCGAGGCCGTCCTGTCCGCCCTCTCCGCCACCCTGCCGCAGGCGCTGCCGAGCGGGGGCGACGGTGGACGGTGA
- a CDS encoding ABC transporter permease, with the protein MDGEPLVRWYWIGDHLGYLAGLLGDHAVIALVPVLIGLLVALPLGLACARFPRLYQPFAAFFTIVYALPSLAVFVVLIPYTGLATRATVMIPLTFYAIAVLLPTTVDGLRAVPDAVRQAATAMGYGPWHRLTAVELPAAVPYLVSGLRVAAVSSISLAGVGALIGRGGLGYLFIDGFQRTFPTPIVAGIVLTAALALVTDLVLVTARRLLAPWAVREKAVRA; encoded by the coding sequence GTGGACGGTGAACCTCTCGTCCGCTGGTACTGGATCGGTGACCACCTCGGCTATCTCGCCGGCCTGCTCGGCGACCACGCCGTGATCGCGCTGGTCCCGGTGCTGATCGGGCTGCTCGTCGCGCTGCCGCTGGGCCTGGCCTGCGCCCGCTTCCCGCGGCTCTACCAGCCGTTCGCCGCCTTCTTCACCATCGTGTACGCGCTGCCCTCGCTCGCGGTCTTCGTCGTCCTCATCCCGTACACCGGGCTGGCCACCCGCGCCACCGTGATGATCCCGCTCACCTTCTACGCCATCGCCGTCCTGCTGCCGACCACGGTGGACGGCCTGCGCGCGGTGCCGGACGCCGTCCGGCAGGCGGCGACCGCGATGGGCTACGGGCCCTGGCACCGGCTGACCGCCGTCGAGCTCCCGGCGGCGGTGCCGTACCTGGTCTCCGGGCTGCGGGTGGCCGCCGTCTCCAGCATCTCGCTGGCCGGCGTCGGCGCCCTGATCGGGCGGGGCGGCCTCGGCTACCTCTTCATCGACGGCTTCCAGCGCACCTTCCCGACCCCGATCGTGGCCGGCATCGTGCTGACCGCCGCACTGGCCCTGGTCACCGACCTGGTCCTGGTGACGGCACGCCGGCTGCTGGCCCCCTGGGCGGTCCGCGAGAAGGCGGTACGGGCGTGA
- a CDS encoding ABC transporter permease — translation MNWFHWLDAFFTSPDRLSGPDSIVHRITEHLALCGEALFYAALLAVPLGLLIGYTGRGVTLVTATAGAARALPTLGLVTLAVLLAGVGDTAVLLALVALAAPPLLLAAVEGVRDTDPDARDAARGVGMTHRQVLLGVCLPSALPALLAGLRTATVQVIATATVAAYVGLGGLGRYVIDGLATRDFAVTVGGAVLVVLLAVVAQLFFALLARYALPPGLRARRRPQ, via the coding sequence GTGAACTGGTTCCACTGGCTCGACGCCTTCTTCACCTCCCCGGACCGCCTCAGCGGCCCCGACTCGATCGTCCACCGGATCACCGAACACCTCGCGCTCTGCGGCGAGGCCCTGTTCTACGCGGCCCTGCTCGCCGTCCCGCTCGGCCTGCTGATCGGCTACACCGGGCGCGGCGTCACGCTGGTGACCGCGACGGCCGGCGCGGCCCGCGCGTTGCCCACCCTCGGACTGGTGACGCTGGCCGTGCTGCTCGCCGGCGTCGGCGACACCGCCGTGCTCCTCGCCCTGGTCGCGCTCGCCGCCCCGCCGCTGCTGCTGGCGGCCGTCGAGGGCGTCCGGGACACCGACCCCGACGCCCGGGACGCCGCGCGCGGCGTCGGGATGACACACCGGCAGGTCCTGCTGGGCGTCTGCCTGCCCTCGGCCCTGCCCGCCCTGCTCGCGGGGCTGCGCACCGCCACCGTCCAGGTGATCGCGACCGCCACGGTGGCCGCGTACGTGGGTCTCGGCGGCCTCGGCCGGTACGTCATCGACGGTCTGGCCACCCGCGACTTCGCGGTGACGGTGGGCGGGGCGGTGCTGGTGGTGCTGCTCGCGGTCGTCGCCCAGCTGTTCTTCGCCCTGCTCGCCCGCTACGCGCTGCCCCCCGGCCTCCGGGCCCGGCGCCGGCCCCAATGA
- a CDS encoding ABC transporter substrate-binding protein has translation MSFNARGRTTRRAASAAALAALALGTAACGSSGGDPLAASSSSAAAPAPASGAGAGATVVVGSANFPENVLLGSIYSQALKAKGVKVEEKFNIGSREVLYGQLQNGSLTVLPEYNGALLGYLDAKTTAVTTADVNAALAKALPATLGVLDSAAAEDKDSLTVSQETADKYNLKSIADLPAQASSFTIGGPPEFKSRREQQFKDVYGLTFKEWKPTGDTTANAIKDSTVQVGNVFTTDPKIVQLKLVSLADPKNVFGAQNVTPLVNKAGVDATATAALNAVSAKLDTAGLTALMKRVAVDKEDPSTVAKDWLKSNGLG, from the coding sequence ATGTCATTCAACGCCCGCGGCCGGACGACCCGCCGTGCCGCCAGCGCCGCCGCCCTCGCCGCCCTCGCGCTCGGCACGGCCGCCTGCGGCTCCTCCGGCGGCGACCCGCTCGCCGCCTCGTCCTCCTCGGCGGCGGCGCCCGCCCCGGCCTCCGGCGCGGGCGCGGGCGCGACCGTGGTGGTCGGCTCGGCGAACTTCCCCGAGAACGTGCTGCTCGGCTCGATCTACTCGCAGGCGCTCAAGGCCAAGGGCGTCAAGGTCGAGGAGAAGTTCAACATCGGCAGCCGCGAGGTGCTCTACGGCCAGTTGCAGAACGGCAGCCTGACCGTGCTGCCCGAGTACAACGGCGCGCTGCTCGGCTACCTCGACGCCAAGACCACCGCCGTCACCACCGCCGACGTGAACGCCGCGCTGGCCAAGGCGCTGCCCGCCACGCTCGGCGTCCTGGACTCCGCGGCCGCCGAGGACAAGGACTCCCTGACCGTCTCCCAGGAGACCGCCGACAAGTACAACCTGAAGAGCATCGCCGACCTCCCGGCGCAGGCGTCGTCCTTCACCATCGGCGGGCCGCCGGAGTTCAAGTCCCGCCGTGAGCAGCAGTTCAAGGACGTCTACGGGCTGACGTTCAAGGAGTGGAAGCCGACCGGCGACACCACCGCGAACGCGATCAAGGACAGCACCGTCCAGGTCGGCAACGTGTTCACCACCGACCCGAAGATCGTCCAGCTCAAGCTGGTGTCGCTGGCCGACCCGAAGAACGTGTTCGGCGCGCAGAACGTCACCCCGCTGGTGAACAAGGCGGGCGTGGACGCCACGGCGACGGCCGCGCTGAACGCGGTGTCGGCGAAGCTCGACACCGCCGGGCTGACGGCGCTGATGAAGCGCGTCGCCGTCGACAAGGAGGACCCGTCGACGGTCGCCAAGGACTGGCTGAAGTCCAACGGCCTGGGCTGA
- a CDS encoding glycosyl hydrolase family 18 protein, whose protein sequence is MRLRRSVQAIVATCATLAASAGLMAFGTTSAQAATPLPSRIFAPYFEAWTGDNPATLAAQSGAKNLTMAFLQTATKGSCTAYWNGDSTMPVSNATFGAQIAQIRANGGDVIPSFGGYTADNTGTELADSCTDVNQIAAAFENVITTYDVSRIDLDIEDNSLTNTAGIDRRNKAIKIVEDWAAANGRSIQFSYTLPTTTSGLASSGLAVIKNAVTNNARIDVVNQMTFDYYDGASHNMATDTQTASTGLYNQLAKLYPTKTAAQLWGSIGIIEMLGIDDFGPGETFTVADATSVYNWALSKGVNTLSFWALQRDNGGCAGTAGSDSCSGISQGTWDFSHIFAPYTGGTSTPVNDFSLSSSPAAGSVAPGGSASASIATAVTSGSAQSLALSVTGAPAGVTATVNPTSVTAGAGATLSVSTTAATAPGSYPLTVKATGASGSHTATYTLTVTGTQPANDFSLAVSPATGSVAAGSATTAALSTAVTSGAAQTLALSVTGAPAGVTATVNPGSVTAGAGATLSVSTTAATTPGSYPLTVKATGASGSHTATYTLTVTGTTTTTSLVNGDLESGSLAPWTCQSGGAVVSTPAHGGTHALQAAAGASQTGECGQSVTLAPNHSYTLSAWVQGNYAYLGVSGGATASTWTPAASGWTKLTVPFTTGASGTVTVYLHGWYGQGNVFGDDFSIA, encoded by the coding sequence ATGCGCCTACGCAGATCAGTCCAGGCCATCGTCGCCACCTGTGCCACGCTGGCCGCGTCCGCCGGCCTGATGGCCTTCGGTACGACCTCGGCCCAGGCCGCGACGCCGCTGCCCAGCCGGATCTTCGCCCCCTACTTCGAGGCCTGGACCGGGGACAACCCCGCCACTCTCGCCGCCCAGTCCGGTGCCAAGAACCTCACCATGGCGTTCCTGCAGACCGCCACCAAGGGCTCCTGCACGGCGTACTGGAACGGCGACAGCACGATGCCGGTCTCCAACGCCACCTTCGGCGCCCAGATCGCCCAGATCCGGGCCAACGGCGGCGACGTGATCCCGTCGTTCGGCGGCTACACGGCCGACAACACCGGCACCGAACTGGCCGACAGCTGCACCGACGTCAACCAGATCGCCGCCGCGTTCGAGAACGTCATCACCACCTATGACGTCAGCCGGATCGACCTCGACATCGAGGACAACTCGCTGACCAACACGGCCGGTATCGACCGCCGCAACAAGGCGATCAAGATCGTCGAGGACTGGGCCGCCGCCAACGGCCGTTCCATCCAGTTCTCCTACACCCTGCCGACCACCACCAGCGGCCTCGCCTCCAGCGGCCTCGCCGTCATCAAGAACGCCGTCACCAACAACGCGCGGATCGACGTCGTCAACCAGATGACGTTCGACTACTACGACGGCGCCTCGCACAACATGGCGACCGACACGCAGACCGCGAGCACCGGGCTCTACAACCAGCTGGCCAAGCTCTACCCGACCAAGACCGCGGCCCAGTTGTGGGGTTCGATCGGCATCATCGAGATGCTCGGCATCGACGACTTCGGCCCCGGCGAGACCTTCACCGTCGCGGACGCCACCAGCGTCTACAACTGGGCGCTCTCCAAGGGCGTCAACACGCTCTCGTTCTGGGCCCTGCAGCGTGACAACGGCGGCTGCGCCGGCACGGCGGGCTCCGACAGCTGCTCCGGCATCAGCCAGGGCACCTGGGACTTCAGCCACATCTTCGCGCCGTACACCGGCGGCACCAGCACGCCGGTCAACGACTTCTCGTTGAGTTCCTCCCCCGCGGCCGGCTCGGTCGCCCCGGGCGGTAGCGCGAGTGCGAGCATCGCCACCGCCGTCACCTCCGGTTCCGCCCAGAGCCTGGCGCTGAGCGTCACCGGCGCCCCGGCCGGCGTCACCGCCACCGTCAACCCGACCTCGGTCACCGCCGGCGCCGGCGCGACCCTGTCGGTCTCCACCACCGCCGCCACCGCCCCGGGCAGCTACCCGCTGACCGTCAAGGCCACCGGCGCCTCCGGCAGCCACACCGCCACCTACACCCTGACGGTGACCGGCACCCAGCCGGCCAACGACTTCTCGCTCGCCGTCAGCCCGGCCACCGGCTCGGTCGCGGCCGGGTCCGCGACCACCGCCGCGCTCTCCACGGCCGTCACCTCCGGCGCCGCGCAGACCCTGGCGCTGAGCGTCACCGGCGCCCCGGCCGGCGTCACCGCCACCGTCAACCCGGGTTCGGTCACCGCCGGCGCCGGCGCGACCCTGTCGGTCAGCACCACCGCCGCCACCACCCCGGGCAGCTACCCGCTGACCGTCAAGGCCACCGGCGCCTCCGGCAGCCACACCGCCACCTACACCCTGACGGTCACCGGCACCACCACCACGACCAGCCTGGTCAACGGCGACCTGGAGAGCGGCAGCCTGGCCCCGTGGACCTGCCAGAGCGGCGGCGCGGTCGTCTCCACCCCGGCCCACGGCGGCACCCACGCACTGCAGGCCGCGGCCGGCGCCTCGCAGACCGGTGAGTGCGGTCAGAGCGTGACCCTGGCCCCGAACCACAGCTACACGCTCTCCGCCTGGGTGCAGGGCAACTACGCCTACCTCGGCGTCAGCGGCGGCGCCACGGCCAGCACCTGGACCCCCGCGGCGAGCGGCTGGACCAAGCTCACCGTTCCGTTCACCACCGGTGCCTCCGGCACCGTCACCGTCTACCTGCACGGCTGGTACGGACAGGGCAACGTCTTCGGCGACGACTTCTCCATCGCCTGA